One Amycolatopsis thermophila DNA segment encodes these proteins:
- a CDS encoding FAD-binding protein: MRVDHPEPVRTGAAVGDMTAVWGVPVLTPPTARYDGHPSGRMGNVEMTLPGSLTVDATGRRFVNEALNYHDLNRAFGAIGSSAFLVFDRAYLDRYPVAGATSPQPWMIQADSLGELARAAGIGPALVATVEEFNAGARRGEDPVFGRGRSPQDRHLGDPAITPNPCLAPVERPPFFAVPVHAGVLGTAGGLATDADGRVVDHDGLPIPGLYAAGNCAATLFRDTYPGGGATLGSAVVRAYRAGRHLARHPGELARSVDGQVASGG, encoded by the coding sequence GTGCGGGTAGACCATCCCGAGCCCGTACGCACGGGCGCCGCGGTCGGCGACATGACCGCGGTGTGGGGCGTGCCGGTGCTGACGCCGCCCACCGCGCGGTACGACGGGCACCCGTCGGGTCGGATGGGCAACGTCGAGATGACGCTGCCCGGTTCGCTGACGGTCGACGCCACCGGGCGCCGGTTCGTCAACGAAGCCCTCAACTACCACGACCTCAACCGCGCGTTCGGCGCGATCGGCTCGTCCGCGTTCCTCGTGTTCGACCGCGCCTACCTGGACCGGTATCCCGTCGCGGGCGCCACGTCGCCGCAGCCGTGGATGATCCAGGCCGATTCGCTCGGGGAGCTCGCCAGGGCGGCCGGCATCGGCCCGGCTCTCGTCGCGACGGTCGAGGAGTTCAACGCGGGCGCGCGCCGCGGCGAGGACCCGGTGTTCGGCCGCGGCCGGAGCCCGCAGGACCGCCACCTCGGCGACCCGGCGATCACGCCCAACCCGTGCCTGGCGCCGGTGGAGCGGCCGCCGTTCTTCGCGGTGCCGGTGCACGCCGGGGTCCTCGGCACCGCCGGAGGCCTGGCCACCGACGCCGACGGCCGGGTCGTCGACCACGACGGCCTGCCGATCCCCGGCCTGTACGCGGCGGGCAACTGCGCCGCGACGCTGTTCCGGGACACCTACCCCGGCGGGGGCGCCACGCTGGGGTCGGCGGTGGTGCGGGCGTACCGCGCCGGGCGGCACCTCGCCCGCCACCCGGGAGAGCTGGCCCGGTCGGTGGACGGGCAGGTAGCGTCGGGCGGGTGA
- a CDS encoding O-acetylhomoserine aminocarboxypropyltransferase/cysteine synthase family protein — MSERSWGFRTRALHAGGTPDPVTGARAVPIYQTTSFVFEDAADAANLFALQKYGNIYSRIGNPTVAAFEERLASLEGGIGGVATSSGQAAEFLTFSALAEAGDHIVSASGLYGGTVTQLSGTLNRFGVETTFVPGDDLDDYAAAITDRTRLIFTEVIGNPGGGIADLAGLADLAHSHDIPLVVDATLATPYLCRPIEHGADIVLHSATKFLGGHGTTLGGIVVESGKFDWGNGKFPRMTEVVPSYGGLKYWENFGEYAFCTRLRAEQLRDIGAVLSPHSAFLLLQGVETLPQRMDAHLANARAVAEFLDADDRVAWVGYAGLPGHRHHELAKKYLPLGPGAVFSFGVKGGRAAGERFVESVELLSHLANVGDARTLVIHPASTTHQQLSDEQLEAGGVGPDLIRLSVGLEDAEDILWDIDQALTAAVKAA, encoded by the coding sequence GTGAGTGAGCGCAGCTGGGGCTTCCGCACGCGCGCCCTGCATGCCGGCGGGACACCCGATCCGGTCACCGGCGCGCGTGCGGTGCCGATCTACCAGACGACGAGTTTCGTGTTCGAGGACGCCGCCGACGCGGCCAACCTGTTCGCGTTGCAGAAGTACGGCAACATCTACAGCCGGATCGGCAACCCGACGGTGGCGGCGTTCGAGGAGCGCCTGGCGAGCCTGGAGGGCGGCATCGGCGGGGTCGCCACCAGCAGTGGCCAGGCGGCGGAGTTCCTCACGTTCTCGGCCCTGGCCGAGGCGGGCGACCACATCGTGTCGGCCAGCGGGCTCTACGGCGGCACGGTCACGCAGCTGTCCGGCACGCTCAACCGCTTCGGCGTGGAGACCACGTTCGTGCCCGGCGACGACCTCGACGACTACGCCGCCGCGATCACCGACCGCACCCGGCTGATCTTCACCGAGGTCATCGGCAACCCGGGTGGCGGCATCGCGGACCTCGCCGGGCTGGCCGATCTCGCGCACAGTCACGACATCCCGCTCGTCGTCGACGCCACACTGGCCACGCCGTACCTGTGCCGTCCGATCGAGCACGGCGCGGACATCGTGCTGCACTCGGCGACGAAGTTCCTCGGCGGGCACGGCACGACGCTCGGCGGGATCGTGGTCGAATCCGGGAAGTTCGACTGGGGCAACGGGAAGTTCCCGCGCATGACCGAGGTCGTGCCCAGCTACGGCGGTCTCAAGTACTGGGAGAACTTCGGCGAGTACGCGTTCTGCACGCGGCTGCGGGCCGAGCAGTTGCGCGACATCGGCGCGGTGCTGTCGCCGCACTCGGCGTTCCTGCTGCTGCAGGGCGTGGAGACGCTGCCGCAGCGGATGGACGCGCATCTGGCGAACGCGCGGGCCGTCGCGGAGTTCCTGGACGCCGACGACCGCGTGGCGTGGGTCGGCTACGCCGGGCTGCCCGGGCACCGGCACCACGAGCTGGCGAAGAAGTACCTGCCGCTCGGGCCGGGCGCGGTGTTCTCCTTCGGTGTCAAGGGCGGCCGCGCGGCCGGGGAGAGGTTCGTCGAGTCGGTCGAGCTGCTGTCCCACCTGGCCAACGTCGGCGACGCCCGCACGCTGGTGATCCACCCCGCGTCGACCACCCACCAGCAGCTCTCCGACGAGCAGCTCGAAGCCGGCGGCGTGGGCCCCGACCTGATCCGGCTGTCGGTGGGCCTCGAGGACGCCGAGGACATCCTGTGGGACATCGACCAGGCCCTCACGGCGGCGGTGAAGGCCGCATGA
- a CDS encoding CoA-binding protein, protein MSLETTVPAGAVRSDSPLSWTPPTARERLALLSRTKSVTIVGASDNPARPSYFVATYLLSSSEYQVNFVNPRLESLLGHPVYPSLADVPGEPDLVSVFRKHADLPDVAEEVVKAGARTLWLQLGLWHEPVAERASQAGLDVVMNRCVKIEHARFAGGLHLAGFNTGVISSRRRLRP, encoded by the coding sequence ATGAGCCTGGAGACCACCGTGCCCGCCGGAGCCGTCCGGTCGGATTCGCCGCTGTCCTGGACGCCGCCGACGGCGCGGGAACGGCTCGCGCTGCTGTCGCGCACGAAATCCGTCACGATCGTCGGCGCGTCCGACAACCCGGCGCGGCCGAGCTACTTCGTCGCGACGTACCTGCTGTCCTCCAGCGAGTACCAGGTGAACTTCGTCAACCCGCGGCTGGAATCGCTGCTGGGTCACCCGGTGTACCCGTCGCTGGCGGACGTGCCGGGCGAGCCGGACCTGGTCAGCGTGTTCCGCAAGCACGCCGACCTGCCCGACGTCGCCGAGGAGGTCGTCAAGGCGGGCGCGCGGACGTTGTGGCTGCAGCTCGGCCTGTGGCACGAGCCGGTGGCGGAGCGGGCGAGTCAGGCGGGCCTGGACGTGGTGATGAACCGGTGCGTGAAGATCGAGCACGCGCGGTTCGCGGGCGGCCTGCACCTGGCCGGTTTCAACACCGGTGTGATCAGCTCCCGCCGGCGCCTGAGGCCCTGA
- a CDS encoding MBL fold metallo-hydrolase: protein MKVTYVGGPTVLLEIAGKRFLTDPTFSPAGVHETTPGRPLTKTEDPGLSADEVGPVDAVLLSHDQHADNLDPAGREYVERALLTLTTPSGARRLGGTAQGLAPWHQLHIGPVAVTAVPAQHGPKGSEEITGEVVGFVLTGKDLPTVYVSGDNASLDVVREISRRLRKLDLAVLFAGAARTSLFDGAPLTLTSEDAAEAAQVLRARNIVPVHTRGWGHFSEGPDEVRKAFAGAGLGDRLHVLEPGESAVIG, encoded by the coding sequence GTGAAGGTGACGTACGTAGGCGGCCCCACGGTGCTGCTGGAGATCGCCGGCAAGCGGTTCCTGACCGATCCGACGTTCAGCCCGGCGGGCGTGCACGAGACGACGCCCGGCCGCCCGCTGACCAAGACCGAGGACCCCGGGCTGTCCGCCGACGAGGTCGGGCCGGTCGACGCGGTGCTGCTGTCACACGACCAGCACGCCGACAATCTCGACCCGGCCGGGCGCGAGTACGTCGAGCGGGCCCTGCTGACGCTCACCACCCCGAGCGGCGCGCGGCGGCTGGGCGGCACCGCACAGGGGCTCGCGCCGTGGCACCAGCTGCACATCGGGCCCGTCGCGGTGACCGCGGTGCCCGCCCAGCACGGGCCCAAGGGCAGCGAGGAGATCACCGGCGAGGTCGTCGGCTTCGTGCTGACCGGCAAGGACCTGCCGACGGTGTACGTCAGCGGGGACAACGCCTCGCTCGACGTGGTGCGGGAGATCTCCCGGCGGCTGCGGAAACTGGATCTCGCGGTGTTGTTCGCCGGCGCGGCGCGGACCTCGCTGTTCGACGGCGCCCCGCTGACGTTGACCAGCGAGGACGCCGCGGAGGCCGCACAGGTCCTCCGGGCGCGGAACATCGTGCCCGTGCACACGCGCGGGTGGGGTCACTTCAGCGAGGGGCCCGACGAGGTGCGGAAGGCGTTCGCCGGGGCCGGGCTGGGTGACCGGCTGCACGTGCTGGAGCCGGGCGAGAGCGCGGTGATCGGGTAG
- the alc gene encoding allantoicase, which translates to MVTERPEWTREPDLAVRRVGGSVVWANDEAFAERENLIKPGPAEFRPWNFGHKGQIYDGWETRRRRSPGVDQAIVRLGLPGVVHGVVVDTAFFTGNYPPFASVEAVAADGYPSPDELAELAWTPLVPKSALAGDSENFFAVSSSTRWTHVRLTIHPDGGVARFRVHGTPVADPRLVDPAALDLAALENGARVVDCSNMFYSSPANLISPGFAAVMGEGWETARRRDDGNDWVTVRLAGAGVPRLAELDTTHFKGNAPGWASLRGRLDGDWFEVLPRTRLQPDTRHRFRVPDPRELTELRLDIYPDGGMARLRLWGALTAQGRATLERRFTDSAG; encoded by the coding sequence GTGGTGACCGAACGTCCGGAGTGGACTCGCGAACCCGACCTGGCGGTGCGGCGGGTCGGCGGGAGCGTGGTGTGGGCCAACGACGAGGCCTTCGCCGAGCGGGAGAACCTGATCAAGCCGGGGCCGGCCGAGTTCCGGCCGTGGAACTTCGGGCACAAGGGCCAGATCTACGACGGGTGGGAAACCCGGCGGCGCCGCTCACCGGGGGTGGACCAGGCGATCGTGCGGCTGGGCCTGCCCGGCGTGGTGCACGGGGTCGTCGTCGACACGGCGTTCTTCACGGGCAACTACCCGCCGTTCGCGTCGGTGGAGGCGGTGGCGGCCGACGGGTACCCGAGCCCGGACGAGCTGGCGGAGCTGGCGTGGACCCCGCTGGTGCCGAAGTCCGCCCTGGCCGGGGACTCGGAGAACTTCTTCGCGGTCTCCTCGAGCACGCGGTGGACGCACGTGCGGCTGACGATCCACCCGGACGGCGGCGTGGCCCGGTTCCGGGTGCACGGGACGCCGGTGGCGGACCCGCGCCTGGTCGACCCGGCCGCGCTGGACCTGGCCGCACTGGAGAACGGCGCGCGCGTGGTGGACTGCTCGAACATGTTCTACTCGTCGCCGGCCAACCTGATCTCACCCGGTTTCGCCGCCGTGATGGGCGAGGGATGGGAAACCGCCCGCCGCCGCGACGACGGCAACGACTGGGTGACGGTGCGGCTGGCGGGCGCCGGCGTCCCCCGGCTGGCCGAGCTGGACACCACGCACTTCAAGGGCAACGCGCCGGGCTGGGCTTCACTGCGGGGCCGTCTCGACGGCGACTGGTTCGAGGTGCTGCCCCGGACCCGCCTCCAGCCGGACACCCGCCACCGCTTCCGCGTGCCGGACCCGCGTGAGCTGACCGAACTGCGCCTGGACATCTACCCGGACGGCGGCATGGCGCGTCTGCGGCTGTGGGGCGCGCTCACCGCCCAGGGGCGCGCGACGCTGGAGCGCCGTTTCACCGACAGCGCCGGGTGA
- the allB gene encoding allantoinase AllB, with amino-acid sequence MELVFRAPRAITDAGTGPYSVGVGDGRIVAVEPGLSLDGDRVVELGEDVVLMPGLVDTHVHVNDPGRSEWEGFETATRAAAAGGITSIVDMPLNSVPPTVDPAALEVKRRAARGRVHVDVGFWGGAVPGNGAELAPLHEQGVFGFKCFLLHSGVDEFPPLDDAELEADLRILADLGALMIVHAEDAATIESAPRPHGARYEGFLASRPREAENRAIARVIELARRTGARVHVLHLSSSDALPMIARARADGVALTAETCPHYLSFAAEEIRDGATEFKCCPPIRESGNRELLWQGLADGVIDCVVSDHSPCTPELKRFDSGDFGAAWGGIAGLQVGLPAVWTGASRRGHALEDVVRWMARRPAELAGLTRKGRIAVGCDADFCVFAPDEAFVVDVAKLRHRNPVSAYHGSSLRGVVRQTWLRGREVSGDDPRGELMRRGQW; translated from the coding sequence GTGGAGCTGGTCTTCCGCGCGCCGCGCGCGATCACGGACGCCGGCACCGGGCCGTACTCGGTGGGGGTCGGCGACGGACGGATCGTGGCCGTCGAACCGGGGCTGTCGCTGGACGGCGACCGGGTCGTCGAGCTGGGTGAGGACGTCGTCCTGATGCCCGGGCTGGTCGACACGCACGTGCACGTCAACGATCCGGGCCGCAGCGAGTGGGAGGGGTTCGAGACGGCCACCCGCGCGGCCGCGGCCGGCGGGATCACCTCGATCGTGGACATGCCGCTGAACAGCGTGCCACCGACGGTGGATCCGGCGGCCCTGGAGGTGAAGCGGCGGGCGGCGCGGGGCCGTGTGCACGTCGACGTCGGGTTCTGGGGTGGCGCGGTGCCCGGCAACGGTGCCGAGTTGGCGCCGTTGCACGAGCAGGGCGTGTTCGGGTTCAAGTGCTTCCTGCTGCACTCCGGTGTCGACGAGTTCCCGCCGCTCGACGACGCCGAACTGGAGGCCGATCTGCGGATCCTCGCCGACCTGGGCGCGCTGATGATCGTGCACGCCGAGGACGCTGCGACGATCGAGAGCGCTCCGCGGCCGCACGGCGCGCGCTACGAAGGGTTTCTGGCCTCGCGACCGCGCGAGGCGGAGAACCGGGCGATCGCGAGGGTGATCGAGCTGGCCCGGCGCACCGGAGCCCGGGTGCACGTCCTGCACCTGTCCTCTTCGGACGCTCTGCCGATGATCGCGCGGGCGCGGGCCGACGGGGTCGCGCTGACCGCCGAGACGTGCCCGCACTACCTGAGCTTCGCGGCGGAGGAGATCCGCGACGGCGCGACGGAGTTCAAGTGCTGCCCGCCGATCCGCGAGTCGGGCAACCGGGAGTTGTTGTGGCAGGGGCTGGCGGACGGCGTGATCGACTGCGTCGTGAGCGACCACTCGCCGTGCACGCCGGAGCTGAAGCGGTTCGACAGCGGCGACTTCGGCGCGGCCTGGGGCGGGATCGCCGGGCTGCAGGTCGGGTTGCCCGCGGTGTGGACGGGTGCGAGCCGGCGCGGTCACGCGCTGGAGGACGTGGTGCGCTGGATGGCGCGGCGGCCGGCCGAGCTGGCCGGGCTCACGCGCAAGGGCCGGATCGCGGTGGGCTGCGACGCGGACTTCTGCGTGTTCGCACCGGACGAGGCGTTCGTGGTCGACGTGGCGAAGCTGCGGCACCGCAACCCGGTGAGCGCGTATCACGGCAGTTCGCTGCGCGGCGTGGTGCGGCAGACGTGGTTGCGCGGCCGGGAGGTCTCCGGGGACGATCCGCGGGGTGAGCTGATGCGGAGGGGGCAGTGGTGA
- a CDS encoding helix-turn-helix domain-containing protein translates to MELEAEFTTEPFRGEGEPPEHAVRARTAAEEAGLSVDFGPLGTTARGDADALLDALPAIARAALAGGANRLTLQLSTPAAAREPAGTPPTTLDRLITGVERELGARLADLDRPGKQRAVRLLEERGAFALRKAAPTVAEALGVTRFTVYNYLNREP, encoded by the coding sequence GTGGAACTGGAAGCCGAGTTCACCACCGAACCGTTCCGCGGCGAGGGCGAGCCGCCCGAGCACGCCGTCCGCGCGCGCACCGCCGCCGAGGAGGCCGGCCTGTCGGTGGACTTCGGCCCGCTCGGCACCACCGCCCGCGGCGACGCGGACGCCCTGCTCGACGCGCTCCCGGCGATCGCCAGGGCCGCGCTGGCCGGCGGCGCGAACCGCCTGACCCTGCAGCTGTCGACGCCGGCCGCCGCCCGTGAACCGGCCGGCACACCGCCCACCACGCTGGACCGGCTCATCACCGGCGTCGAGCGGGAACTCGGAGCCCGACTGGCCGACCTGGACCGGCCCGGCAAACAGCGCGCCGTGCGCCTGCTCGAGGAACGCGGCGCCTTCGCCCTGCGCAAGGCCGCGCCCACCGTGGCCGAGGCGCTCGGCGTCACCCGCTTCACGGTCTACAACTATCTCAACCGCGAGCCCTGA
- the uraD gene encoding 2-oxo-4-hydroxy-4-carboxy-5-ureidoimidazoline decarboxylase, which translates to MTVTLAEFNSAPPDEARDLLTACLDVPRWVDAVLDGRPYPDLAALTAAARLTLTADETRRAIAAHPRIGDKPSGGWSRAEQSGVDDDAAAKFRAANAEYEERFGHVFLVRASGRGGAELLANLRERMHNDPVTELAVAGRELVEIAVLRLEKAVTA; encoded by the coding sequence TTGACTGTCACGCTCGCCGAGTTCAACAGCGCACCCCCGGACGAAGCCAGGGATCTGCTCACGGCCTGCCTGGACGTTCCGCGCTGGGTGGACGCGGTACTGGACGGGCGGCCCTATCCGGACCTCGCCGCGCTGACGGCGGCGGCCCGTCTCACCCTGACCGCGGACGAAACCCGGCGAGCCATCGCGGCGCACCCGCGGATCGGCGACAAGCCGTCCGGCGGCTGGTCCCGCGCTGAACAGTCCGGTGTGGACGACGATGCGGCCGCGAAGTTCCGCGCCGCCAACGCCGAGTACGAGGAGCGCTTCGGGCACGTCTTCCTGGTCCGCGCGAGCGGCCGCGGCGGCGCGGAACTGCTGGCGAACCTGCGCGAGCGCATGCACAACGACCCGGTCACCGAACTGGCCGTCGCCGGGCGGGAACTGGTCGAGATCGCCGTGCTGCGCCTGGAAAAGGCGGTGACGGCATGA
- the uraH gene encoding hydroxyisourate hydrolase, whose product MSLVTTHVLDTAAGRPAAGIDVRLEAADGTEIARGRTDDDGRIRELGPDRLEPGVYRLVFDTGPHLGPDAFFPEVTVSFRVFDGTQHHHVPVLLSPFSYSTYRGS is encoded by the coding sequence ATGAGCCTGGTGACCACCCACGTCCTCGACACCGCCGCCGGGCGTCCCGCCGCGGGCATCGACGTGCGGCTGGAGGCGGCCGACGGCACGGAGATCGCGCGCGGGCGCACCGACGACGACGGCCGCATCCGCGAGCTCGGCCCGGACCGGCTCGAACCCGGCGTCTACCGGCTGGTGTTCGACACCGGCCCCCACCTGGGCCCGGACGCGTTCTTCCCCGAGGTCACGGTGTCCTTCCGCGTCTTCGACGGCACGCAGCACCACCACGTCCCGGTGCTGCTGAGCCCGTTCTCCTACTCGACCTACCGAGGGAGCTGA
- the pucL gene encoding factor-independent urate hydroxylase, which translates to MAIRLGPNQYGKAEVRLVTVTRTGAVHHLKDLTVSTALRGDLAKTHLTGDNSDVVATDTQKNTVYAFAKESPVGEIEDFALRLGRHFVREFAQITGARVTIDEHGWERITVGGRPHDHAFSRAGEEKRTTVVTVENDRHWVVSGLRDLVVLKSAGSEFHGFPRDRYTTLAETHDRILATAVTARWRYQGRDVDWHKSFAEIRRILLETFATKHSLSLQQTLYAMGEAVLAERAEVAEIRLSMPNKHHFAVDLGPFGLTNDNEVFHAADRPYGLIEGTVLRDDAQDPGPAWE; encoded by the coding sequence ATGGCGATCAGGCTGGGCCCCAACCAGTACGGCAAGGCCGAGGTCCGTCTCGTCACGGTGACCCGCACCGGCGCGGTGCACCACCTCAAGGACCTCACGGTGTCCACGGCGCTGCGCGGCGACCTCGCGAAGACGCACCTGACCGGCGACAACTCCGATGTCGTCGCCACCGACACGCAGAAGAACACGGTCTACGCCTTCGCCAAGGAAAGCCCGGTCGGCGAGATCGAGGACTTCGCGCTGCGCCTGGGCCGCCACTTCGTCCGCGAGTTCGCCCAGATCACCGGCGCCCGCGTGACGATCGACGAGCACGGCTGGGAGCGCATCACGGTCGGCGGCCGCCCGCACGACCACGCGTTCTCCCGCGCGGGCGAGGAAAAACGCACCACCGTCGTGACCGTCGAGAACGACCGGCACTGGGTTGTGTCCGGCCTGCGGGACCTGGTCGTGCTCAAGTCGGCCGGTTCGGAGTTCCACGGCTTCCCGCGCGACAGGTACACCACACTCGCCGAGACCCACGACCGCATCCTGGCGACCGCCGTCACCGCGCGGTGGCGCTACCAGGGCCGGGACGTCGACTGGCACAAGAGTTTCGCCGAGATCCGGCGGATCCTGCTGGAGACCTTCGCGACCAAGCACAGCCTGTCGCTGCAGCAGACCCTGTACGCGATGGGCGAGGCGGTGCTCGCCGAACGCGCCGAGGTGGCCGAGATCCGGCTGTCGATGCCGAACAAGCACCACTTCGCGGTGGACCTCGGTCCGTTCGGGCTCACCAACGACAACGAGGTCTTCCACGCCGCGGACCGTCCCTACGGTCTGATCGAAGGAACCGTCCTGCGCGACGACGCGCAGGACCCGGGCCCCGCCTGGGAGTAG
- a CDS encoding nucleobase:cation symporter-2 family protein, protein MTTTAAPETEVHPVDRRPPALQLVVGGVQHVAAMYAGVVAPPLIIGSAVGLSGGQLSLLISASLFTAGLATLLQTLGVWRFGSRLPLVNGVTFANVAPVMAIVQQHGPRDALGIVYGATLVGAALIVLAAPFFSRLTRFFPPLVTGTVITLIGISLLPVAIQWISSQQDSADGHGILLAAITLLAVLAFNRFLPGFWSRIALLLGLVLGTLIAWPLGEVDTSTFREAPAFGVASPFHFGTPAFDVAAIVSMAIVMVVIMAESTADMLALGEVVGRPAGQRTLADGLRADGVATAVSTVFGGFACTAFAQNVGLVALTRMVSRYVVAACGAILVLLGLFPVAGGVVALVPQPVLGGAGLVLFGSVAVSGIRTLSTAAFDRPANVTIAAAALGVGIIPIAAPEFYAHFPSAVQTVLDSGISAGCIVAVVLNLIFGSRRERTPAAGS, encoded by the coding sequence GTGACCACGACCGCCGCGCCCGAGACGGAAGTGCATCCGGTCGATCGCAGGCCCCCGGCCCTGCAACTCGTCGTCGGGGGCGTGCAACACGTCGCCGCGATGTACGCCGGCGTCGTCGCCCCGCCGCTGATCATCGGCAGCGCCGTCGGCCTGTCCGGCGGTCAGCTGAGCCTGCTGATCAGCGCGAGCCTGTTCACCGCGGGCCTGGCGACCCTGCTGCAGACGCTCGGTGTGTGGCGGTTCGGCTCGCGTCTGCCGCTGGTCAACGGCGTCACGTTCGCCAACGTCGCCCCGGTGATGGCGATCGTGCAGCAGCACGGGCCCCGTGACGCGCTCGGGATCGTCTACGGCGCCACCCTCGTCGGCGCCGCGCTGATCGTCCTGGCCGCCCCGTTCTTCTCGCGGCTGACGCGGTTCTTCCCGCCGCTGGTGACGGGCACGGTGATCACGCTCATCGGGATCTCGCTGCTGCCGGTGGCGATCCAGTGGATCTCCAGCCAGCAGGATTCGGCCGACGGGCACGGCATCCTGCTGGCCGCCATCACCTTGCTGGCGGTGCTCGCGTTCAACCGGTTCCTGCCCGGGTTCTGGAGCCGGATCGCGCTGCTGCTCGGCCTGGTTCTGGGCACGCTGATCGCGTGGCCGCTCGGCGAGGTCGACACGTCGACCTTCCGCGAGGCGCCCGCGTTCGGGGTGGCGAGCCCGTTCCACTTCGGCACGCCCGCGTTCGACGTGGCCGCGATCGTCTCGATGGCGATCGTGATGGTCGTGATCATGGCGGAGAGCACGGCCGACATGCTCGCGCTCGGTGAGGTGGTCGGGCGGCCGGCCGGGCAGCGCACCCTGGCCGACGGTCTGCGCGCGGACGGCGTGGCCACCGCGGTGTCGACGGTCTTCGGCGGGTTCGCGTGCACCGCGTTCGCGCAGAACGTCGGGCTGGTCGCGCTGACGCGGATGGTCAGCCGGTACGTGGTGGCGGCGTGCGGGGCGATCCTGGTGCTGCTCGGCCTGTTCCCGGTCGCCGGTGGTGTGGTGGCGCTGGTGCCGCAGCCGGTGCTGGGCGGGGCCGGGCTGGTGCTGTTCGGCAGCGTCGCCGTCAGCGGCATCCGGACCCTGTCCACGGCGGCTTTCGACCGGCCGGCGAACGTGACGATCGCGGCCGCCGCGCTGGGCGTCGGCATCATCCCGATCGCCGCGCCGGAGTTCTACGCGCACTTCCCCTCGGCGGTGCAGACCGTGCTCGACTCCGGCATCAGCGCCGGCTGCATCGTGGCGGTGGTGCTCAACCTGATCTTCGGCTCGCGACGGGAACGAACTCCCGCAGCAGGGTCGTGA
- a CDS encoding alpha/beta fold hydrolase — protein MPEIELSAGTIDYTDTGGDGPVIVLLHGLTIDNSVWRKVVPGLPEYRCVLPNWPLGAHKKPMRPDADLTLRGHVRLLAEFLEALDLRDVTLVLNDWGGGQFLISEGLTGRLARLVLVACEAFDNFPPGLPGRMLVRVARIPGGMKVLLHLLRFRVVQRAPGSWGWMSKTPVPPEVMDTWFGPARENPAILRDTVKYGLSTPPKETLLEWSGRLGEFTGPVLVVWATEDKLMPREHGPRLANLFPDGRLVEVGDSYTLVPEDQPERLTTLLREFVPVASRRSG, from the coding sequence ATGCCCGAGATCGAACTGTCCGCAGGCACCATCGACTACACCGACACCGGCGGCGACGGCCCGGTGATCGTCCTCCTGCACGGGCTCACGATCGACAATTCCGTGTGGCGCAAGGTCGTTCCCGGCCTGCCCGAATACCGCTGCGTCCTGCCGAACTGGCCGCTGGGCGCGCACAAGAAACCGATGCGGCCCGACGCCGACCTGACCCTGCGCGGCCACGTCCGGCTGCTCGCCGAGTTCCTCGAGGCGCTCGACCTCCGCGACGTCACCCTGGTCCTGAACGACTGGGGCGGTGGCCAGTTCCTGATCTCCGAGGGGCTGACCGGCCGCCTCGCCCGGCTGGTGCTCGTCGCGTGCGAGGCGTTCGACAACTTCCCACCCGGCCTGCCCGGTCGCATGCTCGTCCGCGTCGCGCGGATTCCGGGCGGCATGAAGGTCCTGCTGCACCTGCTGCGGTTCCGCGTCGTCCAGCGCGCGCCCGGCTCGTGGGGCTGGATGAGCAAGACCCCGGTGCCGCCGGAGGTCATGGACACCTGGTTCGGCCCGGCCCGCGAGAACCCCGCGATCCTGCGTGACACCGTGAAGTACGGGCTGTCCACACCGCCGAAGGAGACGTTGCTGGAGTGGTCCGGCAGGCTCGGCGAGTTCACCGGGCCCGTACTCGTCGTGTGGGCGACGGAGGACAAGCTGATGCCCCGCGAGCACGGGCCGCGTCTGGCGAACCTCTTCCCCGACGGCAGACTCGTCGAGGTCGGCGACAGCTACACGCTCGTCCCCGAAGACCAGCCGGAACGGCTCACGACCCTGCTGCGGGAGTTCGTTCCCGTCGCGAGCCGAAGATCAGGTTGA